The sequence below is a genomic window from Coffea arabica cultivar ET-39 chromosome 4c, Coffea Arabica ET-39 HiFi, whole genome shotgun sequence.
TACGATTTTCACCTGCATTGAAATAGGATACTTAGCTGTATCTTCATGGCCTTGCCACTCATTCAATGTTTCGGATGACTACATGTTCACACTTGCAGATTCATAATTTTGGCTCATCCTGAAATTTTTTATCATAATCATAGAAGTTGGTAGCACATAGCTGCAAAGTAAAGTTCAAATTCTCATGGGATTGAGGAATATTAAAAGAGATTTCAAGGGTTTTATATTCTTAGGGTTCACTGTAGGGGGGATATTATCAAGGTAATATTTTGCACACAATATGTACCACTAGTTAAGCAACCATCTCAttcaatacccaaaaaaaaaaaaattcaatcttCTGGCTATGAGCCAAATACTTTATGCATGTAGTGTTTTCTGTCAATGACTTGCATTCAGAGAAAGTCTGCTTTGTTGCTAACCATATATGGATATGCATTTATCATGTCAATCTTTCATTCTATGTAAGCATTTCATTGGCATCGCTGCATTGCAATTTGTTCCTTACGTTGAGTAGATCCTGCATAGCTAAGAGTTTATTAAAACACTGTCCTTCTGCATAAAAATAATACAGATTCGAAGGGTTATTTGGTGGATGAAGATGGATTTGACTTCCTGAAAATATCCTTTTTAAGAGATATTAAAGCACAGCACAGAAGTTTGAGGTTTGTATTCTTTATTAGGAATTTCTTGGACAAGTATTCAACATTCTTTCTGTATTCAACCCTTATGCAACATTTTGCAGAGACTACTCAAAAACATATGCTCGCTCAAAATACTATGACCAAGCAAAGCCTTGGAATGAAAGGTGTGATGTTGCATTTCCTTGTGCTTCCCAGAATGAAGTGGATCAATCTGATGCCATTAACTTGGTAAATTCAGGCTGTCGTATAGTTATAGAAGGTAGCATAAATTCTCTCAACTACTTTGTACTACCTTTGTCGAAGTTTTATTTGACCGTGTTGTTTTGAATCTCAATTGTTGCTCTCACAGTCGTTATGAGTCGCTTATTAGTGTTGTTGACtacattttaaacattttttaGGTTCAAACATGCCCTGCACTCCTGAAGCAGTTGATGTTCTCAGGAAAGCGAATGTCCTAGTTGCTCCTTCCATGGCTACTGGAGTTGGCGGGGTAGCATACCTGATTTTCCTCTTCTGAGCTTTGATTGACATTTGTTTTGCCATCTTAGGAGTAGCCTGTTCACGAGATGAATTTTTTTATACCATGTCATTTTGCTTTCATTATGGACTGTCATTTACCTGGTTTACCTCTTCTGAGCCATGCTTGATATGTGTTTTGCCATCTTATAAATAGCCTGTTCATGAGAGGAAATTTTTATAATACGTCATTCTACTTTCATCACGGGCCGTCATTTTCTTCCATCAATGCTGATGCTACTGTTGCTTGGATTTTCAGGTTGTGGCGGGTGAACTGGAATTGAAAGAGTGTAACTTGAACTGGTCACCTGAAGAATTTGAGTCTAAACTGCAAGTAAGGATCTCCATGTTTATTCTCAACTTGGATCTCTGTTGATAATGGGTAATTACAACATTTGTTGGTTTTTCCATGCTACGTGACCCcttctttttcttatctaatcAAATGCAACAACTTTGAAATGCTGTCTAACACCCTGACAAAGCAATTAATCATGGCATAATCTCCTGAATTTTAAAACAGCTGAGTTTGTTAGTCACGATTGTCTTGTTGAAGTGCATGTTATAACATGACTGGTTAATATCTGAATTCAAGCTCTAAACCGAGCATTCTCCTTTAGTGTGGTAAGTTGTTAATGCCTTGGAATCCTTCAGTTTCTACTTCTCCAGCAACAAAAGTAAGATGCAGGGAGTTCCAACATCAACTCCTGTTTTAGCACCAACttattttttgagtttttaCTCAAACTTATGAAATTGTGTAATCGAGTTACAATATGGAGCCAAACTTCAAACGTTCAATGATATTTGAGTAAAGGTGGTTTATAATTTAGGTATCTTTAGAGTAATATGCAAGCTACCGATGAAACCACTGTTCCTTTAACCAATACTGATTATGCCTTGCTTTGACTGGCCGACCATGAAATGAAGCCAATCTTGGGACACGCTTCTTGGATTCAGTTATCTACCCTGCTAGTCCTGTTATTCTTTCTGCTTCAAGTGTGAGATGGTAATGCTGTATAGAATATATGAAATTCAATAAGATGCTTTCCTTAATCATTATCACTCATAAGATTctcaacatctctctctctctatctgcATGCTGATTAAGATTATTTTTGTCAAACTTCTTGATTACTTTTTCATGTTGTTGATTGACTTGGGAAAAGAAGgtttatcttttctcttttatgAAGTTGCCTAAgattagtttttgtgatttgaaACTCTTCATTGGTCTAAGATGATTCTGAATTTTCTTTCAAATGCAATGGCAGGAAGCGATGAAACAGACGTACCAAAGAGTCTTGAAAGCAGCATCTGACTTTGGTTATCAGAAAGAGAGTCCAGAGTAATGCTTAATCCCAAACAGTGGAATAATGTGTATATTTCTTTAGTCTGATGTATTTATGCCAATATGACAGTTGTATACTTCTGCCTGTGTACCTCGTTTTTTTCTCCTTTGGTTTGGGCAGTGGGGGAGGAGGGCAGGCATAGTGGACAGGAGACAGGTGTTTCCCTATGTCACAGTACAGAGATGGTGATGGAATGTCTTGGGTCAAGGGACAACTTTTAGCATTCATTTGGAAGTTTGGGAGtgaacaaataaaaagaaaaaatgatgatGACCAGAAGAGCAGAGTGAAAATGGAGGCGCATTTCATTTTCGTTTGTATGGAACTTTAGCGAAGAAAAGTAGATAgtttgcttcttttttctttggaaATTGGAAAGGAAAAGTCTCAGTAATTTTGACATGAGTTGCTTCCATAATTGCTCTTATGGCTTTTCATCTGTGTTGCTGTCTTTTTCAGGACATTGCTGCATGGTGCGGTCATATCTGCTTTTCTAACAATTGCCAACAGCATGGCAGATCAAGGGTGTGTATAGAAGGATTAAGCAGCCTAATTACATACTCTTTGAGATGGTTTCTTCCTTGGTTCTAcctcaaaatgagcttgagatTTACATCGTTTAGCACGAATTAACAGGGAACTTTGTTGATGCTTCAGCAGTGTTACGTATCCTTTCAGATTTTTTAATGCCATTTATGGtattatgctcaaaagagtggAGATCTATTTGTAAAATAGATGTACGTGAAGGTAGTTTTAGGTTGGGGACGTGTAGTTTTAAGTAGGCGTGTGATTTAGTTAAAAAAGGGACAACGATTTTGGGGTTTTCTTGATGTTTATATGATTGTTTCGAACTTGTAAATTATGTGGTTATTAGTCCTGAATATTAGCCTGTAAATGAAATATGGTCAAGGACATGGACCAAGTTCTTGTTTCTACAAAACTGGTCAAGTTTGGTGCAAAATTTTCTGTATTTGATACAAGACATGATTGTTGTTAGGTCCCCTTAtctcttttttgtttattattatgATGATTATTTTTCCCCCATTCTTCTTATGCTTGATGAAGTTATTTATAGTCACTTAAATGGTGTATGATGGTGATGGGATGGTAATTCGCTTCTATTGTTGGGATAATTTTCTTTTCCACTTGTGGAGTCCCCTTTTCTGTTTTTTGtttattatgattatttttttttcccttcttatgCTTGATGACGTTGAAGTCGCTTGAGTGCAATGCAATGGGATGGGATGGTAATTCGCTTCAATTGTTGGGATGATTTCCTTTTCCAGAGAGCTAGAAAGATTAATTACTACCAAATACTCCCTCTCTGTTTTTATGACTGACGTTTAAAATTTTACacattaattaaaaaaagtttttcattgcttAAATCTGTATACTACTTTTCTTTTATACCctcattaattatttaatttactcatattttctctcactagaaTACACTAGAATACAGAGAGACAGATAATTACTAGGGTTATTATAAAGAGAGAAGCAATAATTATTAGGAATAGTAATTAAAAATCCTGTATtagaaaagagagataaaatgataaaattgtgaaaaaataattaatactgtatggggataataaaacgacagataaaaatacactagagcaaatttcttaaacgtcagttataaaaaaagggagggaatAACTTGCAAAGGAGCTAGAAGGGCTAATTACTaccaaaaatgacaaaaaagaaaagaacccgCATTTGGCTCAGAAGCTGCTGTCCTTTGATCTCGGTTCTCCATAGACGTTCGCATCTAAATTCAAATAAATTCTATTAGAAACCATACTTGAGTTACAGGAGATATGAAAAAAATATGCTTTGGATTGCTTTGATAGCTAATCCTATTCTATTCCCCTCGTGATAGAATTCTAGAAACCTGGATAGAGTCCCTCTCAACAAGATTTCTATCATGCAAAACTAGAAGAAACCAACTGATCTCAATGTGAAGATTGATTCTGCAGGTTATGCACGAAGCAAGCTGCAGAACCAACCCTTCCAGCTCCCATTGACAGGAAGTCTCCAAATCCCTTCATCCCCACCCTGCATCCCCTTCTTCTATGTACCCTTGAAGTAGGCATATATTCTAGAGACCAACTTGCCTTTGGTGAGCGAGCCACCAGAAGGGATTTAATATCCCTCCTGGGCTGCAGGTTGAgcgttttaaagctctaaggAGATGCAATGGTCTACCCCATTTGGTCTAGAAGAGTCTTCTCCCTCTACCCCTTGTACAACTCAAATGGGTTCCCCCCCCTTTCACTTTTAAGTAACAGTAGAGGTGTTGCTACATTGGGAGGGAAAaaggaactaagatcaacagtATCTCAAGGATCCGTTGTGTCTAAGGGGCATGATCCAGATTAAACCACATTGTGCCAACACAGATGTCTAAGAGGCCAAGCAGATTTCAAGCACATCAATCTAAAGTCCAGACCCAGACAAGGCAAGTTAAACCAGGAAAACTTCAGACAAACAACACACAAAAAATCGCTATACACGACAAGTTTGAATACCGCATTGCGATTTTTAGCGCTAGCAGGTTCCAATTAACACCACCGGGAACTTCAGCATGCAGTCCAGGCCACTCCACATCAACTCCGCAAACATGGACAGATACAAAAGACAACAGCAACAAGTGCAGAAGAACCACAATTATAGACCATCAGTTATGCACATGAATGAAAGTCTGACTAGCAAGGAACAAAGGCAGCTTCGTCAAAGCTACAAAAGAGCCCTGTCATATAAAGTTGCAGTTCCTCCAAAGAGATTATCATCAGCAGTAAACAGAAGTATATAGCGGACGATGCGCAAAGGTACCAAATTTACAAACCACTACTCATGAAAAGTCAACCACCATACTGAAATAACAGTTGCAGTGCTAGTTAAATCTACACACGGGAAATATGGCAGCAATTTCACAAATGCTCCACACACAACATTATCACTGACATGGCATAGCCTAATTAACAAATTTCCCCAACAAATTCTTATTAATTTCTTAACCATCCAGTAGTAGTTTTCTTTCACCCACGAGCCTTGAGCTCGGCGAGACGCCTGGAGAGATCGTCCTCATCGACCTTCTCGGTAGTCTTCGTCGGTATAGCGTGCGCAGCTGGCTGCGGCAGCCCAACGGAGACCTCAAGTCCATAATCATCCGCCACCTGTTGCATCAAGCTGTTGACTTCACCTTCGGGCGTCGACAACGACGTACTTCCGGCCATAGAATTCTCCATAAACTCTGCCTGGACTTCCATATTCACAAACTGCCTCTCGAATTGGTCCATGGTCTCCGACATCTTCTGGAGATTCCCGGTATTAAGACTCGACTCGAGAGATTTGACAATATTCCCCATAGATTTATTGATCGTGGTCATCTTGGCCTGGGTATCGAGGCGAGCGACCACGGCGTCAAGCCGAGAGGCCAGACGGAGGTAATTCATCTGCTCGTTGCGCTTGCGGATAGCGTTCTCAGCGTAGATTCTCGCGCCGTCCATGTTTCCTTTCTCGATGGCTTTCTTAACCTTCAATTTCTCAGATTTCTCGTCTTTTTCGCACTTTCTCGCCTGGCGCTGAAGGCTCTTCGCCGTGAATTTGAGCTCCATGATTTGATTCATCAATTTCTCGGTGTTCCccattaaaagaaatttttttttggtaataactAAAGCCTAAAGGTCGAGATctagaagaaaatggtgaagaaatttGATTTAGTAATTGAGGAAACAGGATCGAGTTTTTCGATGTATTTATGAAGATAGGGTTCCGAAGACCGATTAGAGAAGGAAAGGGCGGAGGACATttcctagaaattaagaaaaagtgTCCACGCGCAAGTAGAGTTGTGATCTGCTGTGGTCGTCAGAAAATCAGATGAGCGGAGATTTGTCCAATTAGATTTCCTGATGCAACCTAGTGGGTTGGAGCCTGGACTGGAGGCGGAGTCGGCCCGTTGGGTTTTGCTGTGGTTGGACTCGCAGACGCAGTGAAGTGGACTAACTTTCTTATTTGCTATGTCCACTTCGTGTTTTCTGGTGTAACCCGTGTTAGCTATTTTGAATTTGTTGCTCAAATTCCGGttcaatctctctctctctctctctctctatttttttggGTATAATTCCTGGTTTCCCACAGACACTGTGGACCCGGACTAGACTAATCCAACTTGTCTCTCCAATCACAAAAACGGTTGTTTAAGGGAGATCCAGCTCCTTGACACTTGAATTAATAGCCATTAGCGGTCTAGTCTCCTTTTAGTCTTGTTCCTTCAATATTAAGGAAATTGaaatattttagtttatttGTGAAGGAGAAATGGGGAATTTTTTGGACCAAGTCTTTGTAGTTTGTATGTGTGTGTACGTATATATAAGATAATTATTATGTATATTGGAAATCTTTTTAGAGAGGGGAATACATTTACCACAGTTGTGAGCACTAAATTTCAAATATCACCAAAGGGAGAATTTTCAAGGAATCAACCATTAGCCTTTGGGCCACGATATGTGGGTCTGCTTAAAAAATTTATACGGATGCATCGTGCATCCATCTGGTCTCGTGGTGGTTTCCAAATTTTGACTGATTTGACAATCGCCATAAAGATTGACCAGGAACTTTGATGGTGCTTCCAAATAAGTATATTTCTTGATAACTTTGATGGTGTTTCCAAAGGAGTAGATTTCTTGATAAGACTTTTAAACAAATTCTTATTGGTTAGTATACTTAGGGTGCATtttataaaattgaaatttgaaatctgaaatgttaaatcactaaattattgaattgttaagtgttAAATATGATGCATTTGAGTCTTTATAtcatattaagtgataagtgaataattcatcacttattttttagaataaGTTTGCCTAAGAAACTTAGCGACGCTTAATTAATTCGGATGTTCTagttttggttatcaaacagtctaaatatattaagatctgaatttattaaatttaagtactgaATTGAATTATAACATCCCTACAATGCATAAATCACATTTATAGCATCCCTACACCTTTTTAAATTAACTAGGAGGATAACACCGCGCGATGCGCGGTGTAATTTTCACGGTTGCCCAAAAATACCCAGTGATTCAAATTCTTATATTAAGTATGAAAAGTTACACAAATATGCACCAAAAGCTTTGCCGTTCTGTTTTTGTAGTCTTATTTAGTAGTGAATATGaatatttgttaagaaaatgcaAGACAATATCATGATTAGACTACTAAGATCACTAAGATGCTCCTTGCTTCTGTAGGGTatcaattttggttattttggtttaatTGGCTATAAGTGAATATGTTTTTCAGTTATTTTGTATGTTAAGAGCCTGGTTAATACTTGTTAAGAGGGAATTCAAGTGTCACGATTATTAATttagaaaatcatctaaataTATCGAGTACATTAAATGTAAGCGTGTGTAGATTTATATGGTAAATTTACTGTAAATTAGGCATATTAACGCATGTCCATTAGGATTGAATAGAAAAATTGATACCCTACAAGTTTACATAATAAGTATAAATAGCCAAGATTGGCTTTATATATGTTTGTCAAACTCATCATTCATGGAGAAGTAACTTGTGCAATAGTATATTGTATCAATCCAAATAAAGTACTGTAGCAGCTACACTTGGCGGTGGGGGGAACAAAGTTTGTTGTCTCGATTGGTTGGTACTTGGTAGTACTTTCTGGACTATACTCATCCATCGAAATTTTAAAGACCGGATGTCTTCTATAACGGTTAGTTTTGGTCAAGTCACataggagaaggaaaaaaatgctCTGGAACATTTTCCTGTTTTTTGGGTACAAATAGATTAAATAAAACACCAAATACAAGCCAAACAAGTATTACGAGGAAAAAAATTTCCCCTCAAATCTTTATCTAAAGCAAAAGGTAGTTCATGAGGATAGGAatccaaaattacaaaatgccATTCCATCTTGCCTCCCAATCTAGCTAGCCCATCTACACATCTATTCACTTCCTATTGCAACCGCAATAGGACTCTGTAATCAACAATTATATTGCAAACAATGATTATTATGATTACTGAGagtatttgatttcattagAGACATGATGTCAAGGCAGTCAACTTCAATATCTAGGAATTGAATATTTAACTCCAAAGCAAGCATAATTCCGTCTCTAAAACCCCATAGTTCAGCCAAAATATTGATAGCAATTCCCAAGTTTGCACTGTTTCTACTATAGCCTTCCATCCAACAACCAGAGGAGTCTCTACTGAGTTCTTTTGCTCCTGCCAATCCTGGATTTCTTAAGGCTGTAGCATTTCGAAGAAGTTTAGTTTTGTGCATGTTTCTAGCCTACGAATAGAGGATtccaacaaaaacaacaaaagataCATAGTGTCGATAATTATGGCAACCAAAAAAccaaaaggaagaaggaaaaaataaataaataagcacAGTCCATATTGATAAAATCATATTGGATGTGTGAATCAAGAGCTGAACCTAGCAGGACAACCTATATTAGACTGCATTTGTGGGTTAAATATAGTGCAAAAATATCATCCATTACCTAACACGAAACAAAAATGAATAGTTTCAAATATGGGCGCTTACACTTTCTGATTTGCTGTCCAAATCAAATTATTGCtcataaataaaacaaaaaaaaaaagaccaatcATGTTTGCCTATAAAATTTATCTAACAATGACAAAATCTGAAATGTTTCATATCTCAAGCTAacctatttttgtttttaatccAAGCAGTGTCAAAGAATTGAAGTTATTGGTAATTGGAAAGGCTATAAACAAATCATACATAAGAAGTAATTTCCAAGGATTCGTGGCAAAGTTCATTACTTGGATCTTGCCCAATGAGAATCAAGAGGACCATAATAATTCTTGCAAACTGCAACAACACAATTGAAATGCAGTAGCTACAAAACAAAAGATACCTAGATAGAAGATGCGGCAAATATGGCATATATGCCTCAGCCTAAAAACAAAAGTGGAAGAAATAATAATTGTATTCTAAGATTCTGCAAAGAAGTCTATACCACTTTCTCTCAAAGTAGAGGGGTCTTCTTCTACTGGAACATCTAGATGCCATATTTGGCATGGATTATGCATCCTATTGTAATTTACAAGAGAGTTTAGCAAATCTACTTCAAAAGTAACATTTCCTTCCATTAAGTTCTTTCTCGTAGAAAAACTTGGTAGATTGAAAATCTGTTTAACATTCACTCATTGAATCTTTCAATTGGCAATTCGAACTTTAATTGTTGTCCGTTAACCTGTTTAGGCTTCTTTCTCAGTTGAATCCAATTTCACAAAGTACAACAAACTGGCTATCAAATCCAGACTTTCCAAACTTAATCATACTAAAATGTTACAGGGAACATCATGTTTAGCAAATACAGATTTAAAACACCCAAAACTGAATTACCTAGTAATTATTTCCATGCTAGTCCAAGTTATTAAAAAGTATGGTGATGTCAAAAAGTATGTTTAAAATAATAGTAGTCTATCAAACCAATGACATAGGGATCAACGGAATAAGAATTGATAACATGGCAGCCGAAAGCTTGCCATGGATGCAATTATAAATGAGATTTTCATGTTAAAATTTTTAGAAGTGGTAAGAGGCAATTTAGGGTCATGAATTAAAAGCATAGAGCATTGAAAGCAGAGCACTTTCCAAACAAAATACGGCTATCATTTCTTTTATGATTCAAGGCAAGAAAATGTAGGATGAAGTCTAGTTAAGCAAGCAACACATTAGCAAACCTCTTGGATGGAAACAGATTGTAACAAAAAATCTTAACTCCAAAAATAAAGTAATAACCGATTCATTGAGTACTAAATTTGCTGGTCACTTGCATACTTCCATTGCTTAACCAATTACCAGTGGGTGAGAAAGTCCGGACCCTTCATTTGAGATCAAACTCTTTTTTCAGTACACTTTTGCTGAGGCATATATGAACCACTAAACTAATTTTGTTCATACATTCTAATTACATATGCATTTTTTCAAGGTAAAATCCTACTTTTGTCCCTGTTTAGTAAAAACTCAATCAAAAAGTGCAATTTTTAAGCATTTGGAAAATAAGAGCATATGTGTCATATTTAAAGATTCTTCAATTAATTCAATTTGACAACCCCAacaatatttaaaataaaatgaaaatgttAATTTCTAAAGTTTTCCAAGCACATGAGTTTCAATTGAACTTCAAAACACACAGCAAGTACAAGAAATAAGAAGACcacgttttcttttcttctatttCACAAATTCAAAAATGGAGATTTATACAAAC
It includes:
- the LOC113742273 gene encoding ESCRT-related protein CHMP1B, whose amino-acid sequence is MGNTEKLMNQIMELKFTAKSLQRQARKCEKDEKSEKLKVKKAIEKGNMDGARIYAENAIRKRNEQMNYLRLASRLDAVVARLDTQAKMTTINKSMGNIVKSLESSLNTGNLQKMSETMDQFERQFVNMEVQAEFMENSMAGSTSLSTPEGEVNSLMQQVADDYGLEVSVGLPQPAAHAIPTKTTEKVDEDDLSRRLAELKARG